From the Synergistaceae bacterium genome, the window GATGCACATAGTCGAGACGGCTATGGAGGCGATGAGGCAGGTCGGACTGGAGCCGAAGATCATCCCGGTGCGCGGCGGCACGGACGGCTCGCAGCTCTCCTACAGGGGGCTGCTGACGCCCAACATCTTCACCGGGGCGCACAACGCCCACGGCAAGCACGAGTTCATCCCGGTGCAGTCGATGGAGAAGGCCGTGGAGGTAATACTGAAGATAGTGGAGCTTTACGCGAAGGGGTAGGGGTGAAGAGTCCTCACAGCTTCACCACTTGTCATCCCGAGGCGGTTTTTTGCCGAGGGATCTGGTTTTGATGTTTGCATAAGCGATGGACACGAACGGGAGGGACGCCCGTTCGGTCCCCTGCTTAGATCCCTCCTCCCGCTGGTCGTTCGGGATAAGCGATGGACACGAACGGGAGAGACGCCCGTTCGGGATGACAGAGGGAAGGCATTCGTTCGGGATGACTGCACCTGTCGTCCCGAGGCGGTTTTATCGCCGAGGGATCTGGTTTTCCCTGCCTCTCACCTTGACTGGCGCACTATCTTCGCCGCGAAGTAGCCCGCCCCGAGGCCGTTGTCTATGTTCATAACCGCCACTCCGGACGAACACGTGTTTAACATCGTCAGCAGAGCGGACAGCCCTCCGAAGTTCGCCCCGTAGCCCACACTGGTGGGCACCGCCACAACCGGACAGGCAACCAGCCCGCCGACCACGCTGGCGAGCGCCCCCTCCATCCCGGCGACCGCCACTATCGCCTTCGACCTCTGCAGGATGTCGACGTGCGCCAGCAGCCGGTGAAGTCCAGCCGCGCCCGCGTCGTACAATCGCTCGACCGAACAGCCCATGTACTCGGCCGTAATGGCCGCCTCCTCCGCCACGGGGACGTCGCTGCTGCCGGCGGAGACCACGGTCAGCCCTTCGAGCTTGCTATGCTCTTCCCTTCGAACTCCTATTATTCTTGCCCTTTCGTGGTATATCGCGTCCGGCATGGCCTCGTGGACTACCACGTACTGATGTTCGTCCGCCCGGGAGAAGAGTACGTTGAAGGCCGAGTCGGCAAGAGAGTTGGCTATAGCGGCCAGCTGCTCGTCGCTCTTTCCGGGGCAGTAGACTATCTCGGAAAAGCCCTTTCGAATGCGGCGGTGGGTGTCCATCTTCACGTCCCCGAGGTCCTTGAAGGGGAGCGACCTTATGCGCGCGGTGAACTCGGATTCGTCGAGGGCGCCCTCTTTCAGACGCTTGATTAGCATACCCAGTTCATGTTCGTCCATGATGTGCGGCCATCTCCTTTTTGGGGTACAATTAACCCCGGTACGATTATAATGCTTAAAGAGGGCGTGAGGATACCGAAAGAGCACGCCGCTCCGGCCGCGCCTTGTACGACGCGGATACTCTATGCTGCGAAGGGAGTTATGTTTATGTACATTTCATCGGATAGGACGTTCGGCAGGTCCTTCACGATCCTGCTGGCACTGTCCTTTATCCTGGCGGGGCTTTCCGGCGTCATCTTTCTTCTCGTGGCCCCGGAGTCGAGGACGGGGAACTTCTGGATCTCGTTCTGGGCTATTCTCTTCACACTGGTGCTCTCCTTCGCCTACCTGATCTTCCACGTGGTCACGGGGCGTGACAGCTTCGCTCCTGTTCCGCTGATGATGGGATTATCGACAACCCTGACGGTCTATTCATTGTTCGTCCTGGGCGACGTGCTCTTCTCGCTTTTCTATCCGCGCCTTTCCAGCGAGGTCTACTTGGCCTCGCACGTGACCGGCTTCGTCGTGCTGGTCGGTGGGGGGGGAATTATGACTCTCCTGTCGCTGACGGCCAAGGAGGCGGACATGAACGCGTCGCTCAAGAGGAGTCGTCTCTTTGTGCAGCGCACCAGGCTCGGTTCGCTGGTCGACGAACTCGGACTTTCACCCTTCTCCAAGCAGGCCTCCGAGCTGATAGCAAGCTTGAAGAACCTGAGGGGGACCATCGAGTCCAAGGACCCTTCCGCACCCGGCGGGGTCGAGATAGAGGAGTTGCTAGTGCTGGCAGTTGACGAAGTGGAGAGAAAGGCGAGGCATTTTATGGCGGCCGGCTCGGTAGAAGAGAGAGACGCACTGCTAGCCGACGCTGCCATCCTCGTTGAAAAAGCCTTCAACGCCCTGCACCGCAGGGAAGGTGTTCAGGAGGCGGAATAGGAGGGAAACACAAATGCAGAGGTTGGAAGCAATAGTACTGCAAAACCTTCATGATCGCCCGGACGAGAAGTGCTACTGGTGGGAGGGCGAGTGGTGCAGTTCGTCCGATCTGCTCGAACTGGTTTCGGCGAACACGGAGATACTGAAAAAAGCGGGTTTTAAAAAGGGGTACAGGATCGCCGCCCTTCTGCCGAACTCCCCGCTGGTGCTGGCCCTGTCGCTCGCCGCGTGGAACCTCGGTGGCTCCATCTCGCCGCTTAACTCCAAGTCGGGTCTGCCCTCTCTTCTCGGGACGCTGGAGCTGATCGAGCCGTGCGCGGTGGTTCTGGCGCCTGGCCTCGACGAGCTCAAGGATGCTCTCGAGGAGAGGGAAGTGCCGAGCGTGACGGCGGAGAGCCTCTCCAAGCCGTTTCCGGACTTCAAGGCGCGTGAGACGAGCGCGGAGGACGAGTCGCTCGCGGTGATCTTCGCCACATCCGGAACCACCGGGCTGCCGAAGGCCGTGCCGCTTTCCCACGGAAACCTGCTGGACAACGCGCTTCAGATGTATGAATCGCTCGATCTCCTCTCCGAGGAGGACACCCTGCTGAACGTGCTGCCGAACTTCCATTCGTTCGGTTACACCGTGTCGGGGCTGATGCCGCTGGTCAAGAACCTCAAGCAGACGATCCTCGCGTCGTTCCTCCCCCCGGTCGAGTCGATGAAGGCAATTCACGCCTCGGGGACGAACGTCATCGTCGCGGTGCCCGCGATGCTGCACTTCATGATAATCGCGGCGAGCAAGGGCGCACCCAAGCCGGAGAGGCTTAAGATGATCGTCACGGGCGGGGACAGGCTCAACGTTCAGCTCGACGGGAAGGCGCAAGCCGTCCTGGGCGCAGGGGTCGTAGAGGGCTACGGGCTCACCGAGTGCTCCCCCGTGGTGGCGGTGAACACGAATTACGAGGCCCGCCGCCTGGGGACCGTCGGCCCCTTCCTCGGCGGCTACGATTGGAAGCTTACGGACGACAAGGGCGAAGACGTCACGCCTACGGGAGAGGGAGTGCTGTGGGTAAGGGGCCCCTCGGTCACGACCGGCTACTTCAGGGATCCGGTGATGACCGCCGAGCGATTCGTGGACGGATGGTTCAACACGGGCGACTACGCCAGCGTGGAGGATGGCTACGTCAAGATACTGGACAGGGTGACGGACATCATCATAGTCGGCGGCTTCAACGTCTACCCTCAGGAGGTCGAGGCCATAATCAACAGCCACCCCTCGGTGGGCCAGGCGGTGGTGGTCGGCATGCCCCACCCGGTCAACGGACAGGTGCCGAAGGCGTTCGTGCAGCTGAAGGAGGGGGAGCAGGCCACCTCGCGCCAGATAATCGACTTCTGCAAGCAGAACCTCACCCACTTCAAGGTTCCTCGCAGTGTAGAGTTCATGGAGGCCCTGCCTCTCTCCGCCACGGGGAAGGTGCTGCGTAGACTGCTAAGGGAGCCGGGTCAGGGAAGCTGAGCGTCGCGGTCGGGGGTGGACATCGCGAGGGCGACCGTCACCCCCTCCACCGCCAGCCTCTCACCGAGAAGCCTGCCGGCCGACGCGGCGCAGGACTCCGCCGCGCCCTGCAGGTCGATATTGCGCTTTGCGGCGGACTGGGAGAGTGAGTCCTTCGACCTCTCCATCTCATCCGGGGGCACGACTGTCAGAGGAATCTTCAGGGACAGGGCCAGCTCTTTCAGGCCGGGCTCGTCGCTCTTCTCCCCGACAGTACGTATCTCCTTGAGGGCCTCCGGGAGAAAGGAGTGGGACCGCATCGCCTCGTACAGGACCGACCGGATTGTGCCGAGGGGCACCCCCCTGCGGCAATCGACGCCTGCGACCACGCACTTTGGCACGAGCTGGACTTTGGCCGGTGTTTTTTTGTAGCGGCGAGGGGAGATCACCAGGTTCGCGAACGGCTCGTCGGCGGCCGAGTACTCCTCCGGAAGAGGGGGAAGGTATTCCTCGGAGTCCGTCCAGTAGGAGATGGTGCCGCTCTCCATGAGCATCCCGTTCAGGTCGGGCAGAAGCTCCCTGCCGAGCAACGTCCATCCCAGGCGGGAGGCCAGCAGGTCCGGGGCGGTGAGGTCGGACCGGTCGGTGCTGGTGGTACGGACCAGAGACGCTCCAAGCGTCTCGGCCAGCCTGTCCGCGAGCTCGTCTACGGCTTCGAGGCGAGAGCCGGTCACCGGTAGCACGATGCCGCCGTCCTCCGAGACCACGACCACAGCCGGGTTGCCGCCCTTGTCGGACAGGTGCGGCGCGGCGGCCCTGACGGCCGTGCCCAGCGATGAGACGAACACCAGCGCGTCGACGCGACCCCACCAAGAAGCCACGGTGGTCTTCAGCTTTCCCGGTGCGACACGCACAACGTCGCCCTCGCCTGCGAGCCTCAGCGCGGTGGCCTCTCCCCTCGAGGAGAAGCACAAAGTCACAATCCTCATCATGTCCCCTCCGTTTCATGCCCGAGCGCGGATCTTCGCGCTTCTCCACCAGACTCATTCCATCCTAATGCCCAATCCCCGGGCTGTCAATCGACTATTCGCGCATGTTTGCTTGTAATGTTGCCAAGAGCGGGCGCGGTCGAGAAACCATAATAATATACACAACGCATGATTGAGATAAATACGATAAAAATCATTGTATGCTTGCGATATATCTCTTCTGCGTTGTATAATTTTAATTCAAAGGGTTCAAAAATTCCAAATGATAATGGTTATATGGAGGAGCTGTTGTAATGAACACGCTGAGATTCAGATTGATAGCGTCCTTCCTGTTGATTTCGCTGCTCGCACTCACCGCGACGAGCCTGCTCGCCGTGAACATATTCAGGCGAGAGTTGATAGCGTCCGCCTGGAAGGAGGGCGACGCGCTGAACCTGGCTCTGACGGAAGAGATCGATTCCTATCTTAAGGAGCGGCTCCTGGCAGTCGAGATGCAGGCCGAGAGAAACGCAATCAGGGGCATGAAATGGGAGGAGCAGGAGCCGGCTCTTGCGCCCTTGTACGATCGCTTTGGCTTCCTGGATATTTTCGTGGCGGATTTGGAGGGAGACGCGGCCTTCGTGCAACGGGATGCCAAGGGTGTCAACGTCAAGGACAGGGACTACTTTGTAAAAGCCGTCCAGGAGGGCAAATCCGTCGTGTCGGAGCCGATAGTGAACCGGACTACCGGCGCCCTGACCTATGTCTACGCCGCGCCGATCAGGAACGGCGGGCAGACAGTGGGGGCGCTCGTGGCCTCGGAGAACCTCGACAATCTCTCCGAAAAGGTGTCTGCCATCAAGTGGGGCGAGAGCGGCTACTCCGCCATGGCAGACAAGAGCGGCCTGCTTATCGCCCACCCGGTGAAAGACGTCATAGGAACACTGAACATGAGCATCGAGAGCGACCGGATAGCCCCGGAGCTCGCGCGAGCGGCGAAGGACGGCCTTGCCGGGAACAAAGGGAGGGCAAGCTACTTCTTCAACGGCAGGGACCAGATGAACTCTTACTCTCCCGTACCGTCGACCGGATGGCTCATCAACGTGACCACGGCCCAAGAGGAGTTTTTGACGCCTGTGAAGGATATCCAGCGTGCCCTTCTCATAGTCGTAGTTGTCTCTGCTGTTCTCATAGTTCTCGTCTCTCTCTGGATGGCCAACTCCGTGGCCAGGCCTATCCGCAGCATAGCGGAGAGTATGGAGACGGTCGGGAGGGGCGACCTCACCGCTGAGGTGGATCTCAGAAGCGGCATGAAGGAGATCAAGATCCTCGCCGGTGCGACCAACTCCATGATATCTATGGTGTCCTCGTCCATAGCGGAGATAATGGAGGCGTCCAGGCTTGTTCAGGACAGGGCCGAGGACTTGAGCGCGGCCGCCGAGGAGTCGACGGCCTCTATCGAGGAGGTCCTCGCCCTCACCGAGCGTGTCAGCGTTCACACCGAGAGCGCCGCGGCGGCGGTGGAGGAATCCAGTGCCAGTGTTGACGAGGTCGCTTCCGCTGCCCAGGCTGCAGCACAGGCC encodes:
- a CDS encoding M20/M25/M40 family metallo-hydrolase; its protein translation is MHIVETAMEAMRQVGLEPKIIPVRGGTDGSQLSYRGLLTPNIFTGAHNAHGKHEFIPVQSMEKAVEVILKIVELYAKG
- the larB gene encoding nickel pincer cofactor biosynthesis protein LarB, giving the protein MDEHELGMLIKRLKEGALDESEFTARIRSLPFKDLGDVKMDTHRRIRKGFSEIVYCPGKSDEQLAAIANSLADSAFNVLFSRADEHQYVVVHEAMPDAIYHERARIIGVRREEHSKLEGLTVVSAGSSDVPVAEEAAITAEYMGCSVERLYDAGAAGLHRLLAHVDILQRSKAIVAVAGMEGALASVVGGLVACPVVAVPTSVGYGANFGGLSALLTMLNTCSSGVAVMNIDNGLGAGYFAAKIVRQSR
- a CDS encoding long-chain fatty acid--CoA ligase; the encoded protein is MQRLEAIVLQNLHDRPDEKCYWWEGEWCSSSDLLELVSANTEILKKAGFKKGYRIAALLPNSPLVLALSLAAWNLGGSISPLNSKSGLPSLLGTLELIEPCAVVLAPGLDELKDALEEREVPSVTAESLSKPFPDFKARETSAEDESLAVIFATSGTTGLPKAVPLSHGNLLDNALQMYESLDLLSEEDTLLNVLPNFHSFGYTVSGLMPLVKNLKQTILASFLPPVESMKAIHASGTNVIVAVPAMLHFMIIAASKGAPKPERLKMIVTGGDRLNVQLDGKAQAVLGAGVVEGYGLTECSPVVAVNTNYEARRLGTVGPFLGGYDWKLTDDKGEDVTPTGEGVLWVRGPSVTTGYFRDPVMTAERFVDGWFNTGDYASVEDGYVKILDRVTDIIIVGGFNVYPQEVEAIINSHPSVGQAVVVGMPHPVNGQVPKAFVQLKEGEQATSRQIIDFCKQNLTHFKVPRSVEFMEALPLSATGKVLRRLLREPGQGS
- a CDS encoding HAMP domain-containing protein is translated as MNTLRFRLIASFLLISLLALTATSLLAVNIFRRELIASAWKEGDALNLALTEEIDSYLKERLLAVEMQAERNAIRGMKWEEQEPALAPLYDRFGFLDIFVADLEGDAAFVQRDAKGVNVKDRDYFVKAVQEGKSVVSEPIVNRTTGALTYVYAAPIRNGGQTVGALVASENLDNLSEKVSAIKWGESGYSAMADKSGLLIAHPVKDVIGTLNMSIESDRIAPELARAAKDGLAGNKGRASYFFNGRDQMNSYSPVPSTGWLINVTTAQEEFLTPVKDIQRALLIVVVVSAVLIVLVSLWMANSVARPIRSIAESMETVGRGDLTAEVDLRSGMKEIKILAGATNSMISMVSSSIAEIMEASRLVQDRAEDLSAAAEESTASIEEVLALTERVSVHTESAAAAVEESSASVDEVASAAQAAAQAAAEAGEGAILISDAARKGGESVEVMSGMIDRTAAAGTQVESAVENLAGTVRDISGFVATITQIADQTNLLALNAAIEAARAGEAGRGFAVVAEEVRKLAEESNRAAGEVENLISEIESRTEGALRDSDASSAILKDLVSKAADTSDVINDVVDRVNAVTENIQTIAATAEEQSASSQEMAAGMENVRNSSVEIAEQVGGVNRSMEEQTRATEAIAASSEELVSLGQSLQRAVSRFRVSSDLSGLVPRD